From one Mytilus galloprovincialis chromosome 13, xbMytGall1.hap1.1, whole genome shotgun sequence genomic stretch:
- the LOC143056198 gene encoding uncharacterized protein LOC143056198 has protein sequence MEYACPVWQITSAENMKKLEAVQRKGLSICLGLPGTSGREAMEVEANIQPIDLRIEEISVRELAKIQSKNIAEPIKQQLEQYLTNNATYEQQDSPFGKAINQSIDMFKATKVDIKLIEPEFTYKAGVDVMLRRSPSYWSRLGSSKNRTAEQTVESKQVVKDLLGDSTDSTVVAFTDGSCQGNPGPCGAGAVVYSGNSQGISLKRPVANRGSILLAELVAILMVLEHCITTIKDQFSELKILSDSQTAVGILTLNWKSSNYIDTITDIKECMGTLLRHGILTTLSWIPGHANIAGNEIADQLAKDAAKEASSLNDQYNVITMSDVRCAVKMSTKLKWQSRWTISETGRQLFNIIPIVGKDAQLDKPNNQIGRILSEIRTGYSRLNKYRNQIGQSLTPYCECGEEETSEHFLLYCPRYQQERKDMRRQMELLNIDPTNIQSILAPPKRETYEATSQIVGEYITKSGRFQELAIPDSRSCA, from the coding sequence ATGGAGTATGCATGCCCAGTCTGGCAAATAACATCTGCAGAGAATATGAAGAAATTAGAAGCTGTACAAAGAAAAGGCTTGTCAATATGCCTAGGACTACCAGGAACATCAGGTAGAGAGGCAATGGAAGTTGAAGCCAACATACAACCCATAGACCTCAGAATAGAGGAAATATCAGTACGTGAACTGGCAAAAATACAATCAAAGAACATAGCAGAACCAATTAAACAACAACTAGAACAGTATTTAACAAACAACGCAACCTATGAACAACAGGATTCTCCATTTGGTAAAGCTATAAACCAATCCATAGACATGTTCAAAGCCACGAAAGTTGACATCAAACTTATAGAACCAGAATTCACATACAAAGCTGGGGTAGATGTCATGCTAAGGAGATCACCAAGTTATTGGAGTCGTCTAGGTAGCTCAAAGAACAGAACAGCCGAACAAACTGTTGAAAGTAAACAGGTTGTAAAGGACCTATTAGGAGACAGCACAGACTCAACAGTAGTGGCATTCACTGATGGTTCATGTCAAGGTAACCCGGGACCATGTGGGGCAGGAGCAGTAGTATATTCTGGAAATAGCCAAGGCATAAGTCTAAAGAGGCCAGTAGCTAATAGAGGATCGATACTTCTTGCTGAACTAGTAGCCATACTAATGGTCCTGGAGCACTGTATAACGACTATAAAGGACCAGTTTTCTGAGCTTAAAATACTGTCAGATAGCCAGACTGCTGTAGGCATCTTGACTCTGAACTGGAAATCTTCTAACTACATCGACACAATTACTGATATCAAAGAATGCATGGGAACGCTCTTAAGACACGGCATACTAACAACCCTATCTTGGATCCCAGGCCATGCTAATATAGCCGGGAACGAGATAGCGGACCAGTTGGCAAAAGACGCTGCAAAAGAGGCCTCATCACTAAATGATCAGTATAATGTCATAACCATGTCAGATGTAAGATGTGCAGTCAAGATGTCTACAAAACTCAAATGGCAAAGCAGATGGACAATTAGTGAAACTGGAAGACAGCTTTTCAACATAATTCCTATCGTTGGTAAGGACGCACAACTAGACAAGCCTAACAACCAAATAGGAAGAATATTGTCAGAAATAAGAACGGGCTACAGCAGACTTAACAAATACAGAAACCAAATCGGTCAATCCCTCACGCCATATTGTGAATGCGGAGAAGAAGAAACATCAGAACACTTCCTGCTATACTGCCCAAGATACCAACAAGAAAGAAAGGACATGCGAAGACAAATGGAACTACTTAACATCGATCCAACAAATATACAGTCAATACTAGCACCACCAAAAAGAGAAACCTACGAAGCAACATCGCAAATTGTAGGGGAATATATTACAAAATCAGGGAGATTCCAAGAACTTGCAATCCCTGATTCCCGATCCTGCGCCTAA